In Zea mays cultivar B73 chromosome 7, Zm-B73-REFERENCE-NAM-5.0, whole genome shotgun sequence, the following proteins share a genomic window:
- the LOC100280876 gene encoding anthocyanidin 3-O-glucosyltransferase, protein MAQMEREHLSVVMFPWLAHGHVTPYLELARRLTSANDADIDVTVHLVSTPVNLSAIARHQTPRIRFAELHLPAAPDLPPELHTTKHLPARLMPALKRACDLAAPRFGALLDEIRPDLLLFDFLYPWAPLEAAARGVPAAHLSTFSAAATSFVVHCLGRGRREGCAFPFRGVGFGSAEEEAKYMAQYILREELPDALVPERNRLLLSLARSSAFVAVKTCADVERPYMDYLSELVGGNKEMVPVGPLLVDADAAAAAAGGGTSSESESDRVMRWLDAQTPASVVLVCFGSEYFMSEQQLARMARGLELSGERFVWVVRFPRETEEGDEAARALPRGFAPAPGRGLVVEGWAPQRRILAHPACGAFLSHCGWSSVLESLAAGVPIVALPLHIDQPLDANLATELGAAVRVQQERFGEFRAEDVARAVRRAMRGEESHALRRRAAELREVVARNDADDAQVAALVQRMARLCGKGQQRVAVPN, encoded by the coding sequence ATGGCGCAGATGGAGCGCGAGCACCTCAGCGTGGTCATGTTCCCGTGGCTCGCGCACGGCCACGTCACCCCGTACCTGGAGCTGGCCAGGCGCCTCACCTCCGCCAACGACGCcgacatcgacgtgaccgtccaCCTCGTCTCCACGCCCGTCAACCTGTCGGCGATCGCGCGGCACCAGACCCCTCGGATCCGCTTCGCGGAGCTCCACCTCCCGGCGGCGCCGGACCTGCCGCCCGAGCTGCACACCACCAAGCACCTGCCCGCGCGCCTCATGCCGGCGCTCAAGCGCGCGTGCGACCTCGCCGCGCCGCGCTTCGGCGCGCTGCTGGACGAGATCCGCCCGGACCTCCTCCTCTTCGACTTCCTCTACCCGTGGGCGCCGCTCGAGGCCGCCGCGCGCGGCGTGCCCGCGGCGCACCTCAGCACCTTCAGCGCCGCCGCCACCTCCTTCGTCGTGCACTGCCTAGGCCGCGGCCGCCGCGAAGGCTGCGCGTTCCCGTTCCGAGGCGTCGGGTTCGGCAGCGCCGAGGAGGAGGCCAAGTACATGGCGCAGTACATCCTCCGCGAGGAGCTCCCCGACGCCCTCGTCCCCGAGCGCAACCGCCTGCTGCTCAGCCTCGCGCGCTCCTCGGCCTTCGTGGCCGTCAAGACGTGCGCCGACGTCGAGCGCCCGTACATGGACTACCTGTCCGAGCTCGTGGGCGGCAACAAGGAGATGGTCCCCGTCGGCCCGCTGCTCGTCGAcgccgacgccgccgccgccgccgccggaggcGGCACGTCGTCGGAGTCCGAGTCAGACCGCGTGATGCGCTGGCTCGACGCCCAGACCCCGGCCTCCGTCGTGCTCGTCTGCTTCGGCAGCGAGTACTTCATGTCGGAGCAGCAGCTGGCGCGGATGGCGCGCGGCCTGGAGCTCAGCGGCGAGCGCTTCGTGTGGGTGGTGCGGTTCCCCAGGGAGACAGAGGAGGGCGACGAAGCTGCGCGCGCGCTGCCCCGCGGGTTCGCCCCGGCGCCCGGGCGCGGGCTGGTGGTGGAGGGGTGGGCGCCGCAGCGCCGCATCCTGGCGCACCCGGCCTGCGGCGCGTTCCTGTCGCACTGCGGGTGGAGCTCCGTGCTGGAGTCCCTGGCGGCGGGAGTGCCGATCGTGGCGCTGCCGCTGCACATCGATCAACCGCTGGACGCCAACCTGGCCACGGAGCTGGGCGCCGCCGTGCGCGTGCAGCAGGAGCGGTTCGGCGAGTTCCGGGCCGAGGACGTGGCGCGCGCTGTGCGGAGAGCCATGCGCGGGGAGGAGAGCCACGCGCTCAGGCGCCGCGCCGCGGAGCTGCGGGAGGTGGTGGCGCGGAACGACGCGGACGACGCCCAGGTTGCCGCGCTCGTGCAGCGCATGGCGAGGCTCTGCGGCAAGGGACAGCAGCGAGTGGCCGTGCCCAACTGA
- the LOC100191317 gene encoding TGF-beta-inducible nuclear protein 1 yields the protein MPQGDHIELHQKRHGKRLDHEERKRKREAREVHRRSKDARNLIGAKGKRFAKKRYAEKAQMKKTLKMHDESNKRQKVDDDVQEGALPPYLLDRDQTQRAKVLSNTIKQKRKEKAGKWDVPLPKVRPVAEEEMFKVLRTGKRKTKQWKRMVTKATFVGAGFTRKPPKYERFIRPTGLRFTKAHVTHPELKCTFNLDIISVKKNPNGPMYTSLGVMTRGTIIEVNVSELGLVTPAGKVVWGKYAQVTNNPENDGCINAVLLV from the exons ATG CCGCAGGGAGACCACATCGAGCTTCACCAGAAGCGCCATGGCAAGCGCCTGGACCACGAGGAgcgcaagcgcaagcgcgaggcgCGCGAGGTGCACAGGCGCTCGAAGGACGCCCGCAAT TTGATTGGTGCTAAGGGCAAGAGGTTCGCCAAGAAACGCTATGCTGAGAAGGCGCAGATGAAGAAGAC CCTGAAAATGCACGATGAATCAAATAAGCGACAGAAGGTTGATGATGATGTCCAAGAGGGTGCTCTTCCTCCGTATCTACTGGATCGTGATCAGACACAGCGTGCTAAG GTACTCAGCAACACAATCAAgcaaaagaggaaggaaaaggctGGCAAATGGGATGTTCCGCTGCCAAAG GTCAGACCTGTTGCTGAAGAAGAAATGTTCAAGGTGCTACGAACTGGCAAGCGAAAAA CCAAGCAGTGGAAGAGAATGGTTACCAAAGCCACTTTTGTTGGAGCTGGATTTACAAGGAAACCACCAAAGTATGAGCGGTTCATTCGACCAACTGGTCTGCGTTTCACCAAAGCTCATGTGACTCACCCAGAACTGAAGTGCACTTTCAACCTTGACATAATTTCTGTGAAGAAAAACCCAAATGGTCCGATGTACACTTCTCTTGGTGTTATGACAAGGGGAACAATCATTGAG GTAAATGTCAGTGAGCTTGGTCTGGTAACTCCCGCTGGAAAAGTTGTTTGGG GGAAATATGCTCAAGTTACAAACAACCCGGAGAATGATGGGTGTATCAATGCTGTTTTGCTAGTGTAG
- the LOC100273564 gene encoding F-actin-capping protein subunit alpha-like isoform X1, producing the protein MSDEGGAGEPLSDRQKREIATWFLSNAPAGEIHYIAKDVRALLGNDAVYEAAAAEAFPEYNKARLVSIELPDRSGDIIISTYGEIDKNNYLDPRTAQVATIDHMKQTCTKLRPAEDEELPSAYIEEFSNGSWCSVWTIEFNYELQFVDIKGKIQVDAHYFEEGNVQLDTNIDRKDSTRMQSPDDCAVSISGIIRHHESEYLSSLEESYLNLSDATFKDLRRKLPVTRTLFPWHNTLVFGLTRDLAKELALGK; encoded by the exons ATGTCGGACGAAGGCGGCGCCGGCGAGCCGCTCAGCGACCGCCAGAAACGGGAGATCGCCACCTGGTTCCTATCCAACGCGCCAGCCGGCGAGATCCATTACATCGCCAAAG ATGTGCGCGCGCTGCTGGGGAACGACGCGGTGTACGAGGCCGCCGCCGCGGAGGCCTTCCCGGAGTACAACAAGGCCCGCCTCGTGTCCATCGAGCTCCCCGACCGCAGTGGCGAC ATAATCATCTCAACTTATGGGGAGATTGACAAGAACAATTATCTGGACCCCAGGACTGCGCAAGTTGCTACTATAGATCATATGAAACAG ACTTGTACAAAACTGAGGCCTGCTGAAGATGAGGAGCTTCCATCAGCTTACATTGAAGAGTTTAG CAATGGCAGCTGGTGTTCAGTTTGGACTATTGAATTCAATTATGAGTTGCAGTTTGTTGATATTAAAGGAAAGATACAG GTAGATGCTCACTATTTTGAAGAGGGAAATGTCCAGCTGGATACTAACATTGATCGTAAGGACTCCACCAGAATGCAG TCACCTGACGATTGTGCGGTTTCAATCAGTGGCATCATTCGACATCACGAGTCTGAATATTTGTCCTCTCTCGAG GAATCATACTTAAATTTATCTGATGCAACTTTTAAG gaccttcggcgaaaacTTCCAGTTACCCGTACTCTTTTCCCCTGGCATAACACACTGGTGTTCGGTCTTACGAGAGACCTTGCCAAAGAATTAGCGCTTGGAAAATGA
- the LOC100273564 gene encoding F-actin-capping protein subunit alpha-like, with translation MSDEGGAGEPLSDRQKREIATWFLSNAPAGEIHYIAKDVRALLGNDAVYEAAAAEAFPEYNKARLVSIELPDRSGDIIISTYGEIDKNNYLDPRTAQVATIDHMKQTCTKLRPAEDEELPSAYIEEFRCALDVELSKYVSEAYPKGACAVYCTSGKDIEGPGADFSFAAVISAAKRSPQNFCNGSWCSVWTIEFNYELQFVDIKGKIQVDAHYFEEGNVQLDTNIDRKDSTRMQSPDDCAVSISGIIRHHESEYLSSLEESYLNLSDATFKDLRRKLPVTRTLFPWHNTLVFGLTRDLAKELALGK, from the exons ATGTCGGACGAAGGCGGCGCCGGCGAGCCGCTCAGCGACCGCCAGAAACGGGAGATCGCCACCTGGTTCCTATCCAACGCGCCAGCCGGCGAGATCCATTACATCGCCAAAG ATGTGCGCGCGCTGCTGGGGAACGACGCGGTGTACGAGGCCGCCGCCGCGGAGGCCTTCCCGGAGTACAACAAGGCCCGCCTCGTGTCCATCGAGCTCCCCGACCGCAGTGGCGAC ATAATCATCTCAACTTATGGGGAGATTGACAAGAACAATTATCTGGACCCCAGGACTGCGCAAGTTGCTACTATAGATCATATGAAACAG ACTTGTACAAAACTGAGGCCTGCTGAAGATGAGGAGCTTCCATCAGCTTACATTGAAGAGTTTAG GTGTGCTTTAGATGTTGAATTGTCAAAGTATGTTTCTGAAGCTTATCCTAAAGGGGCCTGTGCCGTTTATTGTACTAGTGGAAAGGATATAGAGGGACCAGGAGCAGATTTCAGTTTTGCAGCAGTTATTTCTGCTGCTAAGCGTAGCCCACAGAACTTTTG CAATGGCAGCTGGTGTTCAGTTTGGACTATTGAATTCAATTATGAGTTGCAGTTTGTTGATATTAAAGGAAAGATACAG GTAGATGCTCACTATTTTGAAGAGGGAAATGTCCAGCTGGATACTAACATTGATCGTAAGGACTCCACCAGAATGCAG TCACCTGACGATTGTGCGGTTTCAATCAGTGGCATCATTCGACATCACGAGTCTGAATATTTGTCCTCTCTCGAG GAATCATACTTAAATTTATCTGATGCAACTTTTAAG gaccttcggcgaaaacTTCCAGTTACCCGTACTCTTTTCCCCTGGCATAACACACTGGTGTTCGGTCTTACGAGAGACCTTGCCAAAGAATTAGCGCTTGGAAAATGA